Proteins encoded in a region of the Eschrichtius robustus isolate mEscRob2 chromosome 16, mEscRob2.pri, whole genome shotgun sequence genome:
- the CLDN3 gene encoding claudin-3: protein MSMGLEIAGTSLAVLGWLGTIVCCALPMWRVTAFIGSSIITAQITWEGLWMNCVVQSTGQMQCKVYDSLLALPQDLQAARALIVIAILLAAFGLLVALVGAQCTNCVQDDTAKAKITIVAGVLFLLAALLTLVPVSWSANTIIRDFYNPLVPDAQKREMGSALYAGWAAAALQLLGGALLCCSCPPREKKHTPAKILYSAPRSTGPGAGTGTAYDRKDYV, encoded by the coding sequence ATGTCCATGGGCCTGGAGATCGCGGGCACCTCGCTGGCCGTGCTGGGCTGGCTGGGCACCATCGTGTGCTGCGCGCTGCCCATGTGGCGCGTGACGGCCTTCATCGGCAGCAGCATCATCACGGCGCAGATCACCTGGGAGGGCCTGTGGATGAACTGCGTGGTGCAGAGCACGGGCCAGATGCAGTGCAAGGTGTACGACTCGCTGCTGGCGCTGCCGCAGGACCTGCAGGCGGCCCGCGCCCTCATCGTCATCGCCATCCTGCTGGCCGCCTTCGGGCTCCTTGTGGCGCTCGTGGGTGCCCAGTGCACCAACTGTGTGCAGGACGACACGGCCAAGGCCAAGATCACCATCGTGGCGGGCGTGCTCTTCCTGCTGGCCGCCTTGCTCACCCTCGTGCCGGTGTCCTGGTCGGCCAACACCATCATCCGGGACTTCTACAACCCCTTGGTGCCCGATGCACAGAAGCGCGAGATGGGCTCCGCCCTGTACGCGGGCTGGGCGGCCGCGGCGCTGCAGCTGCTGGGGGGCGCTCTGCTCTGCTGCTCGTGCCCGCCGCGCGAGAAGAAACACACGCCTGCCAAGATCCTCTACTCGGCGCCGCGCTCCACCGGCCCGGGCGCCGGCACCGGCACAGCCTACGACCGCAAGGACTACGTCTGA